Proteins from a genomic interval of Bacteroidia bacterium:
- a CDS encoding glycosyltransferase family 2 protein, with protein MDSPVLFLVFNRPHTTQQVFDAIRQAQPPRLYVAADGPRSEREGEAEKVTQVRKIATQVDWPCEVKTLFREKNLGCKMAVSSAITWFFEHEKQGIILEDDCLPHPDFFRFCEELLDYYSNDERVWVITGNNFQDGQHRGDTSYYFSKYNHCWGWATWRRAWEKYQVDMSFWPHWKKSLDWQRKTPDPIERKYWEQIFDQVYQGKINTWDYQWTACVWYHWGLTATPNVNLVSNIGFGADANHTSSTDNIHANMPVFPLGKIKHPKEVTINVDSDRYTFYEHFGGKYMRFPYSLIHLHRKLARKVLLF; from the coding sequence ATGGACAGCCCTGTATTGTTTTTAGTATTTAATCGACCACACACGACTCAGCAGGTCTTTGATGCTATTCGCCAAGCTCAGCCACCAAGGCTCTACGTAGCGGCTGATGGCCCAAGATCAGAGCGAGAAGGGGAAGCGGAGAAAGTTACCCAAGTGCGAAAAATTGCTACACAAGTAGATTGGCCTTGTGAAGTCAAGACTCTTTTTAGAGAAAAAAATCTAGGGTGTAAAATGGCAGTGAGTAGTGCTATCACTTGGTTTTTTGAACATGAAAAGCAAGGGATTATCCTAGAAGACGACTGTTTACCTCATCCTGATTTTTTCCGATTCTGTGAAGAGTTACTTGATTACTATAGTAATGACGAGCGCGTCTGGGTAATTACGGGGAATAATTTTCAAGATGGTCAACATCGGGGGGATACATCCTATTACTTTTCTAAATATAACCACTGTTGGGGGTGGGCAACCTGGAGACGTGCTTGGGAGAAGTATCAAGTGGATATGTCATTTTGGCCTCACTGGAAAAAGTCATTAGATTGGCAGAGAAAAACACCTGACCCTATTGAACGAAAATACTGGGAACAAATTTTTGATCAGGTTTATCAAGGCAAAATCAATACTTGGGACTATCAATGGACGGCTTGTGTTTGGTATCATTGGGGATTAACAGCTACGCCGAATGTAAACCTCGTGAGCAATATTGGTTTTGGTGCAGATGCCAACCATACAAGCTCGACAGATAACATCCATGCAAATATGCCAGTTTTTCCTCTGGGTAAAATTAAGCATCCAAAAGAGGTTACTATTAATGTTGATAGCGATCGCTACACCTTTTATGAACATTTTGGCGGCAAATATATGCGTTTTCCCTATTCACTAATTCATTTACATAGAAAATTAGCAAGAAAAGTTCTACTTTTTTAA